The sequence TCCGATCACCATCCCACtgtaatgttattattttaaaaattaaacttcattttatttattgattaaaatctTCAAGTACATAGCCTTCAAAGAAGATTGgatataaccaaaataatgCTGCATATATCATTTAGAGTCTTGCCATTCTTCAAAAGCAACGATGTATCCTTAGGCGGCTGTGCGAACTTATCCTGACAGTCACCAATATTAGTCATGGCACCAGAAGTTACAATATTGACACCATTAAAGTCCCCAAGTGCCAAGTCCTTTTGGGCATTTTCAATGTCACCAATAGCTTCATCATAGCTCTCAGCACAAGACGAATATCGTTGCTTAAGTTGAGGATTGGTGGCGGTTTTTGCCAGTGAGTTGGCTAAAGTCAAAGATTTTTCAGCATTTGTATGAGCAAGGTTTAAGGTGTATACAGCCAAGCCTTTTAGATTTGTAGTGCCCGCAGATTTCAACAcacttgaacaaaattgtGGATTTGAGGTTTTTGGACAGATGGTGGAAACGACGTCATTAGATGATGCCACATTTGAAATGATGGTGAACGAAAGAACTCCAACGAGAGAGATAATAAT is a genomic window of Cucumis sativus cultivar 9930 unplaced genomic scaffold, Cucumber_9930_V3 scaffold86, whole genome shotgun sequence containing:
- the LOC116406320 gene encoding pectinesterase inhibitor-like, with translation MANNSCLIIISLVGVLSFTIISNVASSNDVVSTICPKTSNPQFCSSVLKSAGTTNLKGLAVYTLNLAHTNAEKSLTLANSLAKTATNPQLKQRYSSCAESYDEAIGDIENAQKDLALGDFNGVNIVTSGAMTNIGDCQDKFAQPPKDTSLLLKNGKTLNDICSIILVISNLL